A genomic stretch from Vulpes lagopus strain Blue_001 chromosome 11, ASM1834538v1, whole genome shotgun sequence includes:
- the LOC121501480 gene encoding olfactory receptor 5I1-like, whose translation MELENHTVKSEFFLLGFSDHPELWRVLFVMFLFIYSVTLMGNLGMILLITTSSHLHTPMYFFLCILSFVDVCYSSVIAPKLLVDLISKDKTISYKGCAAQLYFFCSLVDTESFLLAAMAYDRYIAICNPLLYTVIMSKRVCSQFAIGAFLGGTMSSIIHTTNTFHLSFCSKEINHFFCDISPLFSLSCTDTYMHDIILVVFAGLVEAICLLAVLLSYVCIISAILKTGSAEGRKKGFSTCASHLTVVTIYHGTLIFIYLRPSTGHSLDIDKVTSVFYTLIIPMLNPLIYSLRNKDVKNAFRKVIGRKLLS comes from the coding sequence ATGGAGTTGGAGAACCACACTGTGAAGTCTGAGTTCTTTCTCTTGGGATTTAGTGACCATCCAGAACTTTGGAGGGTGCtttttgttatgtttctttttatctactCTGTTACCCTCATGGGGAACCTTGGGATGATCTTATTAATCACAACTAGTTCCCATTTGCACACCCCGATGTACTTTTTCCTCTGTATATTGTCCTTTGTAGATGTATGTTACTCTTCTGTTATTGCCCCCAAATTACTTGTGGACTTGATTTCTAAAGACAAGACCATTTCTTACAAGGGCTGTGCTGCACAGTTATATTTTTTCTGCTCTTTGGTTGACACAGAATCTTTCCTCTTGGCTGCTATGGCTTATGACCGGTACATAGCAATCTGCAACCCACTGCTTTATACGGTTATTATGTCCAAGAGGGTTTGCTCCCAGTTTGCCATTGGAGCATTTTTGGGAGGTACCATGAGTTCAATTATTCACACTACTAATACCTTCCATTTGTCTTTCTGCTCCAAAGAAATTAATCATTTCTTCTGTGATATCTCCCCACTCTTCTCTCTGTCCTGCACTGATACTTACATGCATGACATCATTCTGGTAGTCTTTGCTGGTTTGGTGGAAGCTATCTGTCTTCTAGCAGTCCTTCTGTCTTATGTCTGTATCATATCAGCTATTCTTAAAACAGGGTCtgctgaaggaagaaagaaagggtttTCCACTTGTGCCTCCCATCTGACCGTAGTCACGATCTACCATGGtaccctcatttttatttatttgcgccCCAGCACTGGTCATTCGCTGGATATTGACAAAGTGACCTCTGTGTTCTATACATTGATCATACCTATGTTGAACCCCTTAATTTACAGTCTAAGGAACAAAGACGTCAAAAATGCCTTTAGGAAAGTAATAGGCAGAAAATTGCTTTCTtaa
- the LOC121471620 gene encoding olfactory receptor 5L1-like → MGEENCTSVTEFILLGLADAPELRVFLFLLFLLIYGVTVLGNLGMIAVIQVSSQLHTPMYFFLSHLSFVDFCYSTIIVPKMLPNILKRDKAISFLGCMVQFYLFCTCVVTEVFLLAVMAYDRFVAICNPLLYMVTMSRNLCMELVSCCYLCGAACSLIHLCLALQIPSYRSNVINHFFCDLPPLLSLACSDVSINELMVSIVATFNEIITIMIILTSYLLILITILRMHSAEGRRKAFSTCASHLTAILVFHGTILFNYCRPSSGNSMDTDKVATVFYTIVIPMLNPLIYSLRNKDVKEALKKILSLIISANNLPPNKVAFTGSRDQNLKYIKVHFQT, encoded by the exons ATGGGTGAGGAGAACTGCACCAGTGTGACAGAGTTCATTCTGCTTGGATTAGCAGATGCCCCAGAGCTGAGagtcttcctcttcctgctgTTTCTTCTCATCTATGGAGTCACGGTTTTGGGAAATCTGGGCATGATCGCAGTGATTCAGGTCAGCTCTCAGCTTCACACTCCCATGTACTTTTTCCTCAGCCACTTGTCCTTTGTGGATTTTTGCTACTCCACGATCATCGTGCCAAAGATGCTGCCCAATATCTTAAAGAGGGACAAAGCCATCTCCTTCCTCGGTTGCATGGTgcagttctatttattttgtacatGTGTGGTAACTGAGGTCTTCCTGTTGGCtgtgatggcctatgaccgcttcGTGGCCATCTGCAACCCACTGCTGTACATGGTCACCATGTCCCGGAATCTCTGTATGGAGCTGGTGTCCTGCTGCTACCTCTGTGGGGCAGCCTGTTCTCTGATCCACTTGTGTTTAGCCCTTCAGATCCCATCCTATAGATCAAATGTGATTAACCACTTCTTTTGTGATCTACCCCCTCTCTTATCTCTTGCTTGCTCTGATGTCTCTATTAATGAACTCATGGTGTCCATAGTGGCCACCTTCAACGAGATCATCACCATCATGATCATCCTCACCTCCTATTTGCTGATTCTCATCACCATCCTGAGGATGCACTCTGCAGAGGGAAGGCGCAAAGCCTTTTCCACCTGTGCCTCCCACCTCACAGCCATCCTTGTCTTCCATGGAACGATACTTTTCAATTATTGTCGGCCCAGTTCTGGCAACAGTATGGATACTGACAAGGTGGCCACAGTGTTCTACACCATAGTGATTCCCATGCTGAACCCTCTCATCTATAGTCTGAGGAACAAGGATGTGAAAGAAGCTCTCAAGAAA ATCCTTTCCCTAATCATATCTGCAAACAACCTTCCCCCAAATAAGGTGGCATTTACAGGTTCCAGAGATcagaatttgaaatatataaaagtccATTTTCAAACTTAA